The following proteins are encoded in a genomic region of Zea mays cultivar B73 chromosome 9, Zm-B73-REFERENCE-NAM-5.0, whole genome shotgun sequence:
- the LOC103640251 gene encoding guanine nucleotide exchange factor SPIKE 1-like, with protein sequence MIPLFEGNHAGGLSDAAYPSSPLATSLPGSTSQDSIVDPILKLTLDGKVNHYSSGSSVIVEISNLNKVKESYIVDSLQDPKRKVHKPVKGVLRLEVEKLHGGHNDVDNTSEGGSMANDLNDAGDINNGRSNRSSFDGIHSFVNSIAIAQKDAHHNGIISNAENGDNFEALDFWMLTRSEPFSQLFHCLYVYPLTVSLSRKRNLFVRVELRKDDSDIRKPPLEVCLLNYLS encoded by the exons ATGATTCCTCTGTTTGAAGGTAACCATGCGGGTGGTCTTAGTGATGCTGCTTATCCTAGCAGTCCTTTAGCAACAAGTTTACCAGGATCAACTTCTCAAGATAGTATTGTGGACCCTATTTTAAAGCTTACTTTAGATGGAAAAGTGAACCATTACTCGAGTGGAAGCTCAGTTATTGTAGAGATATCAAACCTAAACAAAGTGAAGGAAAGCTATATAGTGGACTCCCTCCAA GATCCAAAACGGAAAGTACATAAACCAGTGAAAGGTGTATTGAGATTAGAAGTGGAAAAACTTCATGGTGGCCACAATGATGTGGATAACACTTCTGAAGGCGGAAGCATGGCCAATGATTTGAATGATGCTGGTGACATCAATAATGGCAGAAGCAACAGAAGTAGCTTTGATGGGATTCACAGTTTTGTGAATTCTATTGCCATTGCCCAGAAAGATGCTCATCACAATGGAATCATTTCTAATGCTGAGAATGGTGACAAT TTTGAAGCTTTGGACTTTTGGATGCTGACCCGAAGTGAGCCGTTTTCACAACTTTTTCATTGCCTCTATGTGTACCCGTTGACTGTTAGCTTAAGCCGCAAAAGAAACTTGTTTGTTAGAGTGGAACTGAGAAAGGACGATTCTGACATCCGAAAGCCTCCATTAGAGGTTTGCCTGCTGAATTATTTGTCCTGA